Proteins from a genomic interval of Colias croceus chromosome 2, ilColCroc2.1:
- the LOC123702410 gene encoding U4/U6.U5 tri-snRNP-associated protein 2, whose protein sequence is MNGEQSQKRKLTDENGSDASEPTVKSSKVHIQCPYLDTINRHVLDFDFEKLCSVSLTRINVYACLVCGKYFQGRGTNTHAYTHSVAEGHHVFLNLHTLKFYCLPDNYEVIDSSLNDIKYVLNPIFTPDQIKQLDFNTKMSRAIDGTMYMPGIVGLNNIKANDYCNVILQCLAQVRPLRNYFLREENYAEVKRPPGDSSFLLVQRFGELIRKLWNPRAFKAHVSPHEMLQAVVLWSKKRFQFIKQSDPIDFMSWFLNSLHIALNGTKKPNSSIIYKSFLGHMRIYTRKLPPPDADDAAKVDLSSEEYSEMITESPFLYLTCDLPPTPLFTDEFRENIIPQVNLYQLLSKFNGQSSKEYKTYKENFLKRFEITQLPPYLILYIKRFTKNTFFVEKNPTVVNFPVKNVDFGDILTPEVKAKYHGKTTYELVGNIVHDGTPEKGTYRAHVLHKPTQQWYEMQDLHVTSILPQMITLTEAYIQIYELKND, encoded by the exons ATGAATGGAGAACAGTCTCAAAAACGAAAACTTACCGATGAAAACGGATCAGATGCATCag agcCAACAGTGAAATCATCTAAAGTGCATATTCAGTGTCCATACCTAGACACAATTAATAGGCATGTGCTAGACtttgattttgaaaaattgtgtTCTGTTTCTCTTACAAGAATAAATGTGTATGCTTGCTTAGTATGTGGGAAATACTTTCAG GGAAGAGGTACCAACACTCACGCATACACTCATTCTGTGGCAGAGGGACATCATGTATTCTTAAATCTACACACTCTTAAATTTTACTGCTTACCAGATAATTATGAggttatag attCATCTTTGAATGACATTAAATATGTCCTGAATCCAATTTTTACACCAgatcaaataaagcaattGGATTTCAACACCAAAATGTCCCGTGCCATTGATGGTACAATGTATATGCCGGGAATAGTTggtcttaataatattaaagcgAATGATTATTGCAATGTTATCTTACAG TGTTTAGCACAAGTAAGACCACTACGAAATTACTTTTTACGTGAAGAAAATTACGCTGAAGTGAAACGGCCGCCAGGAGATTCGTCTTTCTTATTGGTGCAGAGATTCGGCGAGTTGATCAGGAAGCTGTGGAATCCACGAGCATTTAAAGCCCATGTGTCACCACATGAAATGTTGCAAGCTGTGGTATTATGGTCCAAGAAAAGATTTcagtttataaaacaaa GTGATCCAATTGATTTTATGTCATGGTTCTTGAATTCATTGCATATAGCGTTAAACGGGACCAAGAAACCAAATAGTTCAATTATATACAAATCATTCTTAGGGCATATGAGGATTTATACAAG AAAACTGCCGCCACCAGACGCCGATGATGCAGCCAAAGTGGATCTTAGCAGTGAAGAATACAGTGAAATGATAACTGAGTCACCATTCCTGTATCTAACATGCGACTTGCCTCCAACACCACTTTTCACAGATGAGTTTAGGGAGAATATTATTCCACAg GTCAACTTATATCAATTACTTTCAAAATTCAACGGTCAATCTTCAAAGGAGTACAAGACATACAAAGAGAACTTCCTAAAGAGATTTGAAATAACCCAATTGCCACCTTACCTTATATTGTATATCAAGAGATTCACGAAAAATACTTTCTTTGTAGAGAAGAATCCGACTGTGGTTAACTTTCCTGTCAA aaatgtTGATTTTGGTGATATACTAACACCTGAAGTTAAAGCGAAATATCATGGTAAAACAACATACGAGCTTGTGGGAAATATAGTTCACGATGGAACACCAGAAAAGGGGACATACAGAGCGCATGTGTTGCACAAACCTACGCAACAATG gtaTGAAATGCAAGACTTGCATGTGACCAGTATTTTACCACAAATGATAACCCTCACTGAggcttacatacaaatatatgaattaaaaaatgattag
- the LOC123702416 gene encoding thioredoxin-like protein 1, with amino-acid sequence MGLATVIENEAHFQSEMANAGTKLVVVDFTATWCPPCQRIAPFFEQLPAKFPRAVFLKVDVDRCAETASAQGVSAMPTFIFYRNRTRIDRLQGADPASLENKVRQYYSTEEAGDEDNSVAGHMDLGTFITKSECECLNEADDHPLAHALTSGGGYLASDCDEQLIINISFNQIVKLHSLKVKGPADKGPKFIKIFINQPRTLDFDQAAGNASIQELELTPNDLEGNPVPLKFVKFQSVQNIQLFIRDNQSGDEVTQIDHLAFYGSPISTTNMGEFKRIAGKKGESH; translated from the exons atgGGGCTTGCTACAGTAATAGAAAATGAAGCACATTTTCAATCTGAAATGGCTAATGCTGGAACAAAACTAGTTGTTGTAGATTTTACGGCAACTTG GTGTCCACCGTGCCAACGAATTGCTCCTTTTTTTGAGCAGTTACCGGCCAAATTTCCAAGAGCAGTTTTCTTGAAAGTCGACGTAGATAGATGCGCTGAAACAGCGAGCGCTCAGGGTGTCAGTGCTATGCCAACCTTCATATTTTACCGGAATAGA ACAAGAATTGATCGTCTCCAAGGGGCTGATCCAGCTTCTCTAGAGAATAAAGTTAGGCAGTACTACAGCACTGAGGAAGCTGGAGATGAGGATAACTCCGTTGCTGGACAT aTGGACTTGGGGACATTCATCACAAAAAGTGAATGTGAGTGTCTAAACGAGGCAGATGACCATCCGCTGGCGCATGCACTCACAAGTGGTGGGGGGTACCTGGCCAGTGATTGTGATGAACAACTTATCATCAATATATCCTTCAATCAG ATAGTAAAACTGCACTCACTAAAAGTTAAAGGCCCAGCAGACAAGGGGCCGAAGtttattaagatatttatCAACCAGCCGAGGACACTTGACTTTGACCAAGCTGCAGGCAATGCATCCATACAAGAATTAGA ATTAACACCAAACGATCTGGAAGGCAACCCTGTACCACTCAAGTTCGTCAAGTTCCAGAGCGTCCAGAACATTCAACTGTTCATAAGAGACAACCAGTCTGGTGATGAAGTCACTCAGATTGATCATCTTGCTTTCTACGGATCGCCAATCTCCACAACCAACATGGGTGAATTCAAACGTATCGCCGGCAAAAAAGGCGAGAGCCACTAG
- the LOC123699794 gene encoding uncharacterized protein LOC123699794 — MTKCRCICLIICCVLFLNLKIINSSRSNNRISKLNNNFLTDIPNKSDILQYLEIIEKVTKFYSKNVNEVDMNVYFGLFLSNVNLKRALMYEKWHISGSVWNLIKNLSYVIDELRFFFLDNAEKDNRPENRVNKKLFRLFSHEMEWLYTLENYNISKVLKKYRINKIKDIVLIDWNRYLEKVYNVDEGVPSPSESDRCLASLAENRFNYGHFNTLCNVDEFCYKMIKNGTDLGYALTHRLLFLLSARYGRSCNIFSIEEDCYLSEKFCSMSYVEAQTIVMHNFGLIDLLLESMCLCALNGHVQFLHQSWLHKIADYQTTAGCFSQTINNEIVQKQEPREWMLNRGGDRNIILLSGSCNGHVTALAIATYSSAVRLIIENVY; from the exons ATGACAAAGTGTCGTTGCATTTGTCTCATTATTtgttgtgttttgtttttgaatttgaaGATTATAAATTCATCAAGAAGTAATAATcgaatatcaaaattaaataacaatttcttGACGGATATTCCAAATAAATCCGATATATTGCAGTATTTGGAGATAATTGAAAAAGTGACcaaattttatagtaaaaatgttaatgaagTTGATATGAATGTATATTTCGGGTTATTTCTTAGCAATG TTAATTTAAAGCGTGCGCTCATGTACGAAAAGTGGCACATTTCGGGATCGGTGtggaatttaattaaaaatttaagttatGTCATCGACGAActtcgattttttttcttagatAATGCTGAGAAGGATAATAGACCTGAAAATAGAGTAAACAAAAAGC tgttCCGTCTGTTTAGTCATGAAATGGAATGGTTGTATACACttgaaaattacaatatatctaaagtattgaaaaaatacagGATCAACAAAATAAAGGACATTGTACTAATAGATTGGAATCGATATCTAGAAAAAGTATACAATGTAGATGAAGGGGTGCCAAGTCCTAGTGAATCAG ATCGCTGCTTGGCTTCACTAGCAGAAAATCGATTTAATTATGGTCATTTTAATACCTTATGTAACGTTGACgagttttgttataaaatgattaaaaatggAACTGATTTGGGCTATGCCCTTACACACAG ATTGCTGTTTTTACTATCAGCGCGGTACGGACGAAGCTGTAACATATTTTCAATAGAAGAAGATTGTTATCTATCTGAAAAGTTTTGCTCTATGTCCTACGTTGAAGCACAAACCATCGTCATGCACAATTTTGGTCTCATCGACTTGTTATTGGAATCGA tgTGCTTATGTGCTCTAAACGGACACGTGCAATTTCTTCACCAATCGTGGTTGCACAAAATCGCTGACTACCAAACAACGGCAGGGTGCTTCAGTCAAACCATAAACAACGAAATCGTTCAGAAACAAGAACCTCGCGAATGGATGCTAAACAGAGGGGGTGAtcggaatataatattattatctggtTCTTGTAATGGACATGTCACCGCATTGGCCATTGCCACATATTCTTCGGCTGTTAGGTTGATTATTGAAAATGTGTATTAG